The following is a genomic window from Leptidea sinapis chromosome 1, ilLepSina1.1, whole genome shotgun sequence.
TTTTAAGCGTGAAATGATATAATGTACCTACTTGTTTAtgatattatcatcatcatcatttcagacggaagacgtccattgctgcaCAAAGTTCaccatgacaatcggtcctgcgcttccctcatccaacgtaatttggcgatcttgaccagattttcggtccatcttgtgcctaccaacactacgtcttttGGTacatggtcaccattcgaggactttactgccccaatggccatttgtccgtcgagctatgtgccctgcccactgacacttcagtttcgcaaccaactGGGCTATATTAGTgagatctcctcatttcagaTTTTACGGAGCCTCCCTAACgctccgagttggattcgacgagggACCTCTTTCCTGGAATTGGACTTGCCCAACAGGATTATTTGTCTAgagtagacgtactcgtcattCGTGTTATGTACGAATTGATATCGCATTGTAAGTATTTGTAGCATTACTAGAGGTAAACTTCTCCAGATATCTTGAATCGAATTTGGTCACAATTAACGGATAGATTACCCTTTACGAATTATCCGCTTAAGTCCAAAGACTTCTATTATTCTTATACTGCTAGTTTCGGTTCCGACGCCGCAACTCGTATAGTCCACTGCGAGCAAGCGAGAAGACCAGTGCACTTTTTTGTAAACCGTGAACGTTGTTTTCAACAAACTAACACTGATTTTGTGTAAATTATTACATCTGCGTTTGCAAGGTATATTCCATATGCCTACTCCCCTCTTTGCCCACCCACGCGATCCTTAATTGCGAtacaattgttatttaaatcttcttgtctAGTAGTATACATAGAAGTCTGTGCTTCAGTCCTGTCATAATCTGTCTATCCGTTTGTATTAGTGCCGTGTAAACATTTGTACGTACCTACTGGGTAAGGCGTGCAAATACTTCACAATCATTAAGAGGTCAcaataaaaaatctaacaaatcGTGCATAGATCTTACATCATAACATCTAATTAAATTGACAACAGCATATTTTgagcattattttaaaatatcttaatataatttttttcaatagtaACAAACGTAAGCTTATAATGGTAATCATTGAATTTTATCAAGAATTATGGAACCATTCTGAAAAAAGACACAATTAATTGTGAAATAATATCCAAAGATTTAGTAAAAACATGTTTTAATGACAAATTTACATGTCTTCAAGTTTTAATTACACGCAAAGCAATTATCATTTTAGGTATTTTAAGCATatataatgatcataaaatattatgtttattcatACTGCACGCCACTAAATAACGGAGTTTCGTTCACTCTTATATCGAAGTAGAAGGGTCTGTCGGCATTGAATATCTTCGGTGGAGTAGAGTTGATTACGAGACTGTATTCAGCGATTAAGAAAGctgaaaaataacattttacttaGTTTAAAATAAACAGTGGCATTTCAATATGTGTCAAATAAAAGCATGGTTTTAAAACATGGCAAAGAAGAAATGGCTTGAGGCTTGTATTGTAGAAATTAGCTTAGCATTATCTAGTGGAAAACATTTTTACAATAGTGAAAGACATAAATATAGGATACAATTAATCAaaaaagagaaaatatattGGATTTGAGTCTGTATTTAATTGTTACCTTAGAATTTCGTAGCTTATGTTAATCCAAATGGGTAAATTGGGAATTTTTACTTATAATgacacttatatttatatacattattgtatAACTACAACTTAATGCGTAAGTATCCgtccaaaaataatattttgaaactaTTATTTAACGATAAAGACGAACTGGTTGTGTTTTAACATCGGCGAATAAAGTTAACGAATCCACTGTATATTCAACAAAAATGGCCATTTAGCGTTGAATCGAGCCCTTTTTTGTACggaaagaaataattttttatatggaaaaggaggaaatacgagcgtacgggtcacctggttttaagtgatcagaggaatcacaggagcgatgcctgcctttaagaaaggtttttgaaggtacccaagtcgtatcgtcccggaaacaccataCAGGGAAGCTCATTCCCCAGCTTTGTGGTGTGAGGAAGAACATTTGATGAAAACCGCTCTGTAGAAGAACGCTACACATCTAGATGGAgaggataatatcctaattcaTGGCGtgtgtgcgaaggtggaattcggcggcaggaatcgggGGAATAGGTGTTCGGAACACTACCCGCGATAATTGcgataaaagacacacaatgaagcaacggaCGCAAAACCAGGTGATCGAGCAACAgaacagagcactgggtccccggcAATTCCAGCAGCTCAACGTTGCACATGGTCAGAGGTtcgagctaatactggggtgtgccagaccagagatgacagcaaaactCCATacgtggctggacctgcgctttgcagagcgctagaatgtgggccggcttgaagtattgttgtgatttatgacgcccagcttcttcgaagccaatttggctttttcctccagatgaccgcagaataggcaatcgcttgagatttctagacccagtattctgatactaggcgaagcTTTAAGGGAGATATTATCATGATAGTTATTAATCATCAGATTATTTTCGGGATGCACCTTCGGATTCACATAACGTACGAACCATTATAATGGAactgtttacaaataaaaagttCATTAAGATATGTTGGAAATCTGTAGGTATTCAGTATGGACATAAAATACAGAATTCTTCTACAAGCTTGACTAAGATggacaattattaaatacatacagTTCGTAAGGTGAACAAGTATGCTCTATTCAACCATGGCACAtagttctaaaattaaaaaaaaatgcgactTATCGTTTATCGGACTTAGTCTTtcaaatattgaataattaaattaaaaatagttatttcTTCCACGGAGAGTTTTGTAATGCATGATGAGTCTTTTCTGTTGGTTGTTGAATAGATATTGTTTGTCGTGTCATATAAtcattatttcaaaacaatCCTTACTTCTTGAGTTAAAACAAAATGAATGGAACTCTACTTCCAAGTGTTGTTAGCCGACGTTAGCTCAATTAGAATCAGTTCATCCAAAAACTTCTAATTATAATCTAGGCACATTAAAGTATatctacattaaataaaattaattaagtaaataaaattttggtgTACCGTATATAACATGAAAACAATCAAtgataacattttttttctaaaagaatacttattttaaaattgtgtgtCTATTTACTCCGTCTCatgtcatattatttttttatttatggcgTTAAGTGTTAAGTTATTGTGTTAAGTGATttccgctgcccacattctcttgcaacaccagaggaatcacaggagcgttgctggccaaaaaggaaggtgtacgcgctttggaaggtactcatgtcgtatcgtcctggaaacaccgcacaaggaagttcattccacagctttgtagtacgtgggagaaatctccttggaaaccgcactgtggaggaccgccacacatccagatggtggggatgatatcctaacttgtggcgtgtcgcggagacaccgcacaaggaagctcattccccaGCTTTGTGGTATGTGGAGGAACGTTGAGAGGATGAtaatgcgaaggtggaattcaggtgaaaaacagctcttcgaaacacccccagtgataaatgcggtagaggacacacaatgaagcgatgtctctacgtagtgccaagtgatccagccgtttacaaaGCActtggtccccgacaattccagcTGCTCTGCGTTTCACGTGgacaaatggatcgagctgatactggggtacctAAGTCAGATCAGAGATGATAGCAACACTCCATATgttgccggacctgcgctttgtacagcgctaaaatgtggaccggcttgaagtattgccgtgctctatttatgatgcccagtttcttcgaagccaatttggttttgccctccagatggctgCGGAATAGGCAATAactcgagatttcgaaacccagaattccgatactaggcgaggctgtaaggaaagtgttgtcgaagaggtgatacgacaaatggggttttttagtggtaaacgcgcaaacttgagtcatCTGGGGGTTAAACTGGACAGGGTTCAATTAACCCCATTCCttgaccttctcgagagaggactcgatagaagacacaagtttctcccgtcactggtcgacgatttcccgagagagacctgcgtGTAGTATATACGGCATCGCCCATGCTGTCGTCtccatagcaatgtatgttggaggtgtccaacatatcattgatatgcagaagaaacagtgtgggagatagcatacacccttggggcactccagcgttcacaggcttgggattcgagcaataaccgtcgataacgacctatATGCTGTGCCTAGTGAcaaagctggaggtccacttgcataagctctcgggaaacccaaatgatggaagttttgcaagaagcgccttgtgccatacacgtcTTAAGCAGCGTTACCTTTATTAACATGCAATAAGCTCATTGGAAGTATTGCTAGAATGGTTAACGTTCTACTTTGATAAAGACACATGCAAGGGTTTCACTCATATTAATTCATCCCATGAACTTGTAAGCAAATTGCCTCGTAAAAAAATACGAGCCAATGTCTTGAAAGACCGTTTGTATTTGCCTACAGTTGGTGGATATGTTGTCGACCCTATTAATATagataatgtataaataaaaggcataaagtgGAGGAATcaatgaaactttaaaataaacacAAGTTTTTAAGCTATTCTTTTATTGCAGATTGTAAAATTGCTTTAAAGAAAGTGAAGCTTATGTGTCAATTGACCATTATTTAACTGATATACTTTTGACATGCTATTAGTAACataagttattatttcatttgataGTAGCGTatagatttttcaaaaaatatgtgtttagTTATATTTGACTCCGTTaaatagaattaaattattGGAAATAATTGCAAAATGGAATGGTATATTGGCGTTGAAAATCTTCCGATTACTATTGAAAGTGGCACTGAACCCGACGAaagctgcaaataaaataaaatatgaattattacAAGTTTCATTATATCAAAGTACTTTTAAAGCTACTATGGCAGGAGTTGTTATTGTTAATTCAGAATAACATACATAAGCAAAACAAATTAGTGATTTAAATCATTTTGGTTGATAGACTTTTAATACTGACTCATGCTGTcttatcatttataaattattaataaaccgttaattattataaagactTATTACTCGACGACAAACATATAGCTGATATAAAGCGGCATGCATAAAACTTGTCGATGTATACCTACTTTAACACCTATGAAAAGTAGACTCCAGTAAAAAGTGCATTTTCCCCTTCTCTTAGGTAAAATAGGAAGGGGTGATTAGCAATAAATCGCTCAGGATTTGGAACTGACGCAGAGAGGAAGGTAACGCCAAAAACTGGAAATTTCAAAAAAGTACTAACGTCTTTTCACCACTTACTAAGCATCACAATAATTGGCAACGCAATTCCAATAATGCCAACTACTGAGCATTTGATTATAAGATTTCACAAcaaattcaaagaaaataataattcttagaTTCTTGTTCGTCCCAGCGCTAGCTAGTCTTccctataaaattttaaaacattttgggTCAAAGAAGAATcacacaataaaattaacaaaccCTTAACGGCTTACTCAACTGTAGTAGGAAATAAAACTTGACGTGTCCTAAATTAATCCAATGTCTTAGTAGCTTAATTTGGCAAGAAAATAGTTACCAATAAGTTTATTGTCTGTCGACATCATACAAAAACATACTGACAGTTGAGCTCTGCAGACGATAAAGGTTTATTTTTCCTTCAAATATTGCAaagatatattttgaaatatttaggTTAGGAAACCTCGGTTCGTTGTGGAAATCTATATCGTTTTGCTATTGGTCAGAGTTCTCCATTGAACTACGACTAAAAGTATTCTCTAAATGTGTCCACACATTCAGGTAACAGGATATGTGTTGGATTTCAATTCGTTAGATCGTGAAAGCTTTTCAATTCAGCTCAAGTGGATGACGTAGCAATATGATCATCATTAAACGTTCTTTTGTCAGCTTTGGTATCATACTAAAATATttctcattatattttttattcagtttaatataaaattcaggtaaatattatataggcaTTTTATGTAGGCTGTCAAGGCCTATTTTCCACAATTCGACATCTTCTGTACGCCTGTTTTGCGCGAAAACATCCTTGTTAGGTGCCCTTTGCAGGTGCTTCGATATGCTTCCTTTCCTACTATCACTTTCAGAGGGTCGAATATAAGTACATATGAATTCAGGAAACTCAAAATGCAATGGTAGCTGTCGAGTGGAGATAAGCCTTTGCGTCACCAACGTTGTCTATATTCGTAGGCTATCCAACCAGAGCAAAGTACGCAGTGTCTTAAAAAAGATTTTCCCTACGTACTCCGTAGTTTATTACCAATTATAAATAATCGATTATcaatataaatcataaaataattcactGAAAATAGTggtatatatttgaaataagCGTGAATTTAATTGGCACAAGAGTTGAAGGAAAGCGATAAATACTTACTGAGCTCATTGTACCAATTTTACAGGTAACATACGACAAAATCGATTACAATCTGAATTGTTCCACGGTAttccattaatatttattttatttagaacaataacaaataaaatttatggggaaaaatattgttgtaataTAAGACACTAAGGGTTGAATGGGGCATTATAACGGTCTGTTGTTCTGTTCATTTATCCTTGGAAAAATTGCAATATGAATTATatactacaaaaaaaatatacatgaataaagtacAGATATGAAAGAAATACAAATTGAAAATCGTTCAGTGTATGGTTTGGCGTATATCCAAAGCGAATTTTTCATTTTGCCAAATGATTTTTTTgccaaatatttgattttgtgcAAGATTTGTGTATAGCATCGTTTTGAAATGATTTCATTTATTCTGAATGAATTTTGTATCTCACCGTTAGCTGCTGAGGCTTCAGCACCCTCCTCGTTGACTTCTATGAAAGCCTTCTGCACTGCTTTATCTATGTAAATATTGCTCGTGCCTTTTAATAGGTTATTTAAACGAGCCTCGGACGTGAACAGTCTCTTAACGTTTATCTGAAAATGAAGACAACTTTAGATTACTTAACTCCTAACTAtcataatgaatttttttttgcatttatttgtttactttAATGAATGGTATtcgaacattatttttaattcttaaagaCTTTCTATGTTTTTtctgtaaatattttgcataaacATTCtcatatgataaaataaatagatacttTTGTCAGCTTTAAATTTACGATTCACATAGGTTTTGAATTAGCAATGAAATAAGCATgaataatatatgataataattatatagctCTATCGTAGGAAAGTACAGTACACATCCTTAACCCGGGCATAGATTATTTGCAACGCAAcagcattattaataatatgaatgcACAAACTGCGTACTTCAAGAGCGATTTTCTGTATCTGGTCTGTCAGTTAGCGCCCACGTGATGAAGCGTCTCAATTTTGCAGAGCCCATGACTATTATTGgtgttacaataattttattaaaacagtgATGAAAAATATCACAGGCCTGTCCTGAACGCTCAATACACGTCGTAATGTTCCTAAACTTACGAATTGTTTGCATAGCGCAGAACCAATAAGGACGTGTAAAACACACTACACGCACCCAAAGCGTTCGTTGATAAAACCCACAATCAGCGGGAACCTTCATTACGATTGCATGATATAAGACCTTATAAGAAGGGGCAGATTCGTTGCGAAACGTTTCGCGCGAATGAATTGACGCATTAGCGAGACAATCAAGTCCAAAGCAAAGCGCACGAACTGAAAATACGTGCGTAAATCGTGTGCACTTTGCCAATACTAGAGACGCCTTTTTGAGTCCTGTTAAGGACTGAACTCCAGGGCAAATACACTTATCGAGGGAAATGGGGCGCCAAAATTTTGATACGGAAATGTTGAATGCTCGCGCGTTGGTACACTCCTGCTAGACGCAACGGTCGCATGTGATACGCACTAGAGAATCGCGGCAAATTCGCCCCTTCTGGGCAAGCTCTAACATGCGCACAGTTCACGCCTAATGCACTCGTGaacatattaaatatgttatgttgCTTATAATGTATACCGGGCTTCACACATAAATTGCTACTTTTTTGGTCTATAAATCTCGGTGTTATTATTTTCTGAACGTATTTCTCTTTTGACGCGAAGTATAACATTCTCATTTACTTAAAGTCGccatgccaattttttttttttgatttttcatacaataattttgatCCTTTGTAATAATGGCGCTAACTAGTTACCATTATTATCAAACctgttaaatgtaaataaaaagttaaatgcCAAGCGaaactctaacggccgttcacAATATTCATTCTATCTCCGCTTGTGgcatacttgagataaaaatcgtaactgtcgttgacttttctgtcccaataaacttatcaacggtaactcaccttatccgtacacgctgtctgtcagtgGGAGTACGTAAAGCTTATCAGCGcggcgatagaagtttgtatggaatataacgcgataagaatgacttattgggtatgtttggacagcttcagattattgacagctaattactggcagtagaaggtagtaatttatctctatctgtagattgtatattgggaacggccgtaagaaaaaaGCGTTACACTCgaatgtatgaaacgtgcagtcattaatgacggctataatattgtaaaaaaaggagatccgaactccactacgttttaagcaactgtcgctttcaaatttagccagattatacttcgtcaccatattgtaattactatttcaaacttatgccaaatctcactgcacgtttcatactaaactaaatttcaatttttacttaggcagtcccgcccctTTTATTTATTCATCCTCTTTATTTAATCGCTTTGCACTAATCAAATCGAGTACAAAAGCATTCGTATTTTGCTTTTTCACTCCAATGATTATTaattcattatataaaatacaatttatttattaatacatacaTTTGTTAGAACGTCTCTAAGGTTCGTTTCGGTCTCGATTTTGAATTTAGGCAATGATACAGAGACTTCAACAGTTTCCAATTTAGCGATTGCATTCTCTAATGCGTTGGGATCCTTTAGTTTGTCTTCTAGTTGAGAAATACCGTCAACTTCGTTTGGTAGCACAAGCAACATCGACGCCTGATCTCCTTCGTATGGTAATTCTAAAAgctaaaacaatacaaaattttaacgtaaaaaccaaatttttgcCTTCTTTTGTTGCACTATAGCCATAAAGTAACTCATGAATCAGCAATATTGACTTAAATCACATCAACATACaaatgacgagacgagcaggacattcagctgatggtaattgaaacgccctgcccattacaacgtagtgccgctcaggattcttgaaaaatcaaaaaactctgagcggcactacaattgcgctcgtcaccttgagacataagatgttaggtctcatttgcccactgatttcactagttacggcacccttcagaccgaaacacaataatgcttacacattattgtttcacggcagacaaagtaataaataatatacaattactaaaagagaaagaaatatatataaatactgggcaaatgagacttagcatcttatgtctcaaggtgacgagcgcaattgtagtaacgctcagaatttttgtatttttcaaaaatcctaggcggcactgcattgtaatgggtagggcgtatcaattaccatcagttgaacgtcctgctcgtctcgtccctaattttcattaaaaaaatacataatatatcagtaattgttaataaatacctTAGCATTTAATTCTGGACTCTCGGCATACCTCAAGTCCTTAACCTGATGCATCATTTCTACCTTGACAGTTTTTTCCTTTGTTACATGGAAGTCTCTTTCTGCCGTAGTATAGTTA
Proteins encoded in this region:
- the LOC126969538 gene encoding alaserpin-like isoform X5 — encoded protein: MKYTILSLFMYVALTLAESEERNALTLRNGNNQFTSKMFSEIVREKPNESVVLSAYSVLTPLAQLALASEGESHDELLAAIGMPNDNVTKEIFSSLDSNLKAVKGVTLKSASKIYVAKNYELNEQFAEVSRDVFHSEVQNLDFVDNQRAANEVNAWVEGQTNNRIKNLVSPDSLDENTRAILVNAIYFKGLWKYPFSNYTTAERDFHVTKEKTVKVEMMHQVKDLRYAESPELNAKLLELPYEGDQASMLLVLPNEVDGISQLEDKLKDPNALENAIAKLETVEVSVSLPKFKIETETNLRDVLTNINVKRLFTSEARLNNLLKGTSNIYIDKAVQKAFIEVNEEGAEASAANAFLIAEYSLVINSTPPKIFNADRPFYFDIRVNETPLFSGVQYE
- the LOC126969538 gene encoding alaserpin-like isoform X9, whose protein sequence is MKYTILSLFMYVALTLAESEERNALTLRNGNNQFTSKMFSEIVREKPNESVVLSAYSVLTPLAQLALASEGESHDELLAAIGMPNDNVTKEIFSSLDSNLKAVKGVTLKSASKIYVAKNYELNEQFAEVSRDVFHSEVQNLDFVDNQRAANEVNAWVEGQTNNRIKNLVSPDSLDENTRAILVNAIYFKGLWKYPFSNYTTAERDFHVTKEKTVKVEMMHQVKDLRYAESPELNAKLLELPYEGDQASMLLVLPNEVDGISQLEDKLKDPNALENAIAKLETVEVSVSLPKFKIETETNLRDVLTNINVKRLFTSEARLNNLLKGTSNIYIDKAVQKAFIEVNEEGAEASAANAFVGFSATFNSNRKIFNANIPFHFAIISNNLILFNGVKYN
- the LOC126969538 gene encoding alaserpin-like isoform X8 yields the protein MKYTILSLFMYVALTLAESEERNALTLRNGNNQFTSKMFSEIVREKPNESVVLSAYSVLTPLAQLALASEGESHDELLAAIGMPNDNVTKEIFSSLDSNLKAVKGVTLKSASKIYVAKNYELNEQFAEVSRDVFHSEVQNLDFVDNQRAANEVNAWVEGQTNNRIKNLVSPDSLDENTRAILVNAIYFKGLWKYPFSNYTTAERDFHVTKEKTVKVEMMHQVKDLRYAESPELNAKLLELPYEGDQASMLLVLPNEVDGISQLEDKLKDPNALENAIAKLETVEVSVSLPKFKIETETNLRDVLTNINVKRLFTSEARLNNLLKGTSNIYIDKAVQKAFIEVNEEGAEASAANVFGVTFLSASVPNPERFIANHPFLFYLREGENALFTGVYFS